ATTTTTTCTTCTCTTTGCCTCTCCCATAATTAATCCTGAGGAATTCCCATACATTTTAAATAATTGTTATCAGCTAAATCTAAAATCTGATTCCATTCTTCATGAGATGTTTCCAAATTATTTTTAAAATCTTTTTCAAATTTAAGAATACATCTTTTTTCTATATTTTCTGGTGAATTATAGTTTCTTAAAAAAGTAAAACTCAAATACGATAATGATGAAAAAACTATAATTACTTTAGCAATTCTAAAAATATTCATATCTTAGATGATATTTCCCTATTAATAAATAAGTTACTTTTTGGTTTTATAATTAAATTAATTTATTTAGAACAATTATAAATGATAAATTCGGTAAATTTTAACCATTTGCCTATTCAAGATTTGGTTGTTTCAGGGTTAATAATCTTTATAATGTCGACGATTATTGCCAATATTTATAACCCATTATTAGCAATACTTTATGCATTTGGAAATATACTTACTCTTACTTTTTTGAGTTGGTTATACCAAGAAACCTGGAGTGATCCAAGCAAATAAAAGCAATTAAGAAAAAAAGATTAATATATATATATTTATATTTATTCTACTTTTGTATTTTTAACTTTGAAGAATACTTTAAATTCACAATGTATGTAGCAACAAGAGAAAGTATTAAGAAAAATAATAAGCTCTCTAAAGTAGATTGAGGCATAACCATAATTAGTAGCAAAAATAATACATTTCTAGAAAAACGAATTCTGAAGAAAAATCAACCCTTTAATTATTTTTATTTTCAAATTAATAAATCCCAATCCCAAAGAATGAATTTGCAATAAATAACAAACTAAATAATGTTAAGAAAATTAATCCTATCCAACTTATTGTTTTTAAAAATATTCCATATCTATTTTTAATTGGGACTAATTTGCTATTTATAGTATCCATTGCCATCCATGCAAATAAAGGTGCGGTTAGAAAACTTCCCGTCATTGCAGCAAATACAAAATCTTTTACCCCTATACCTCCAGACCTTGCAATCAGCAAAGCTATTAATGATGCAAATATATGTACAATCATCCACAGTTGAAATCTATTTCGTTCTGCCTTGGAATCCATATGTCCAAAATCAGTTCCTCTCAATAAACCTTGAATAGCAGAAATACTTCTTGGATATGCATCTAGACAAGTAATTGTGGTACTAAACATTGCGGCAAATGCTGCAGGTATAATGATCCATTTAGCCCAATTGCCAATGGATTTAGTGTAAAGGAGTATTAATTTTTGAGCAAAGGAGACTCCACTTCCGGAAAGCATTCCATCGCCGGTACCATACATTGTTATGGCTCCAAGAGTAAGGAAGAAAATAGCAGTAACAACAGTTATTACGTAACCGAGATTAAAATCAAATTCTGCTTCACTAATATTTGGTTTATAATTTGAATCTTTAGCTCGAGAAAACATCCATAAAGAAGGCCAAACACATAACTCTACTGGACAAGGCATCCATCCCATTAGGGGGATCAAAAAAGCTAAATTTGTTAACTTCCATGGGCTGATTTCTGGTTCAAAAAAACTCATATTTAGAGACTCATTTATTGAACCTTTTAATAAAAGCGATAAAACTGCAAATAATGTTAAAAAAGTTAGGCCAGATACTAAAATTTTTGAAATCCTATCAAGGGCTTTATATTTACCAAGAATTAATATCATTCCAGAAACAATTAGGATTCCTATAGACAAATCCATGGCTGGGAAAGCTGAGAAAAAGGGAATATTAGTTAAAAGGACACCAGAGACAAAACTTACAGCCGCTATTGTGAAAGTACCTGTAATTAGACTAACTATTAGAAATAAAGGAAGATATAAAGAATTCTGCTCTTTGAAACCTTCTAATAATGATTTACCAGTAGATGCTGTAAATCTAGTCCCAACTAACAAGAATGGATATTTTAAAAGATTAGTAAGAAGGATTAGGCCAACTAATGAAAATCCAAACCTTGCACCAGCAGTAGTTGATGACAATAAATGAGAACCCCCAATAGCCGCTCCAGCTAGCAAAATTCCTGGACCTAAACTTTTTTGTATTCCTTTTGTTAAATTCATGTCTTTAATCAAATGATTTAATTTAATTTTTGAGCCCTTCTAAACTTATTTTTTAATACTCTTTTTTTAAACGCAAAATGAGATAATGCGTTAAAAATAAACAGAATAATTAGTAATCCTATTCGAACTTTCATAAGATTTTTCCTTCAAATATGCTTTAATCAGATATTTATTTTGTATTCAACCTCTTTTCTCCATAAGATCCTCAAAAACCTATCTAAAACATCTAATTCCTTTTTATCAAAACTTTTTATTTTCTTTTTATTTTGTTTTTGCATAAATTATTACTTAAGCATTTCAACTTTAAACTGAGCTAAAAAAAACACAATAAGCAAAACTTCTTAAAACTCAAGGTAGTTTGGATTGTTTTTAATTTGATATATATTTTTCTGCCCTTCTTAATGCTTTTATTGCGCCTCTATAATCAAGATTTTTTAATTTTTCCTGACTTTTACGTTCCAACATTTGAACTATTTCATTTATCTTTATTTCATTAATTTTCAGTTTATGATCGAATATAAGATCAAATTTTGAGCAATACAAATTAGATAATTCTTTTCTATATTCTTGAATCATTTTTTCATCACAAAATTTAGATTTCAATATTGCATTAGCTTTAATTTTGTCGTCTAAAGCGCCTTTAAAATTTCCTCGTTTAAATTTATTTTCACTTGATCTAGTTAGCTTAATAAGATTTTCCAATATCACTCGCCCAGAATCTTCCATTTTTTTTGCTGACCTAAAACCAATCCTATCAGCATAAAGAAAAAAAAATTCATTTTTAATAATCAAAAAAATAATTATTTAGCCAATAACAAGTCCTTTTTCAAGAAGTAAATCGAAAACCTCCACACTTTTCGTTTTCCCAAATTGTGGGGGCTTATTTAAATCTAATATTTCAGCAAGGCACATTATCCAATAAGTATCTTTTTTTAAATTAAGACCTTCGCAAATATGAGAGGGAGCAGATTTTAAAAATCCAAATTCTGTTGATATATTAATGTTCATGATTTGAGTTTCAAGTTCCAGACTTAAGAGTTCTATTTCTTGCTCAGAAAGGCATGACCCAAGAGAATATGATTCAATTAAAAGTTGGTAATTCATAAAAAGAATTATTTTTTAAGAAATCCAGCGAGTGATTTTTGTCCCCGCGGAAATATGTCCTGAAGCTTCAACTATAGGTTTTGTTTCAGGATTCATAAAAATATCATATAAAACATTTTCTGGTCCTTGAAAAATTACAGTCGCCCTTTGAGGATCATCTAATGATTTACCAATATAAAATGTTTTAACTCCCATTTCTTTAAACATTGTCTTCTGTTTTTTTGTATTCATATGTGATTCATACTCCTCATAGGTATTACTTAGTTAAAAATCTAAAATAGTCGTTTCAGTATTGATAAGAATAATTAAAGTTTTTTAATTCTAAATCTTTATCAAAAAAATTAATCTAAAAAAATTAGTTTTTATTAAGCAAAGTGTTAACTAATTTTTATTTATGAGTTATAAATCAACTATAAAAAACGATTTTAATTTTGGACTCAAAAATTTCTCAGAGAGAAGAATGGACTAGTAAGCTAGGATTCATTCTCGCAGCTGCTGGTAGTGCAGTAGGTCTAGGCAACCTTTGGGGTTTTGCTTACAGAGCATCTCAAGGTGGAGGTGCGGCGTTTGTACTTTTATATATATTAATCGTTTTAATTGTATGTCTTCCGGTATTTGTTGCTGAAATGGCTCTAGGAAGAAACGCAATGTCAAGCACATTGCTTGCTCCTGTTAAGCTGGCTGGTAAGAATTGGTATCCATTAGGAATTCTTTTCTTCATAGCTCCTCTAGGAATAGCATCATATTATTCAGTGATAATGGGATGGACTGCAGATACCTTGTTCCATTCTTTATTTTTTGGATTACCAAAGAATTTAACTGAAGCAGAAACCTTCTTTGGCTCAATTAGTAGTGGCAGCAGTGTCTTGTTGGGCCACCTATTAAGTCTTGTACTTACAGCAATAATAGTTTCATCAGGCATAAAAAAGGGGATAGAAAAGGTTACTAGATATTTCATGCCAATCCTATTCATAATTATTGTGATTCTTGCTATTTGGGCTACTTCACTTTCAGGTGCATGGGAAGGATATAAAACATTTCTACTTAAGTTTGATTTTAATGAATTGAGAAATCCTCAAACAATAAGAAACGCTTTTACACAAGCATTCTTTTCACTAAGCTTAGGGATTGGAATTATGGTTACCTACGCATCCTATTTAAATAAAAAAAGTAATCTTCCAAAACTAAGTGTTGGAGTTGCATCATTAGATACTTTGGTTGGACTAATGGCTGGATTTATAACTTTCCCAATAGTTTTAACATTCGGTTTAAGTGACGCTATTTCTGAATCCACTGTTGGTGCTTTATTTATCTCAATTCCAACAGGTCTAGGTTCATATGGTGCAGCAGGAAGAATTGTAGCTGTTGCATTTTTTGCACTAGCTTATATCGCAGCCATAACTTCATCTGTTTCATTATTGGAGGTTCCAGTTTCCTCATTAATGGATAAATTCGGCTTTAAAAGAGAAAAATCGGTTTGGTTGATAACTCTTTTCCTATTCTTAACAGGTATCCCTTCTGCATTAAATTTAAATATTCTTGGAACAGTTGATTCGATTTTTGGTGGCGTATTACTGATCTTTGGTGGATTCTTGGTTACTTTCTTTATGGGATGGGTAGTCCCTGGAAAATTTAATGAAGAACTTAGTGATTCAAAAGTTGGAATCAAAACGACACGTTATTTGAAATTCATGACAAGATGGGTTGCGCCCCCAATTATTGGTTTTGGACTATTTATTAGTGTTTTTGATTTGCTAAAAGGCTGGGTAAGTTAGATAATATTTTACGGCGGAACCTTTTTTTAAGTAAATATTAAATTTTAAAAGTAACAGCAGAAACCATCCCTGATAAGAAAATATATAAGATATATCTAGATGTTGAATTTAAAGAAATTACAACGCAATCAAAAATAGATTACAAATTTAATGCCAACCAAGTCTAATTCATTAAAAGAAAAGCTTACGGAAAATTTTTCTGAATTTTCTCAATTATCTGACTATTCTTTTATGAATTGTCTTAAAGCAGATCCTCAATCAACAAAAGATGGAAATGATCATAAGCCGCGTTCAGTTTATTCAGGCCATTACGTACCAGTTCTCCCAACTGCTATTCCAGACCCAGAATATATCTCCCATAGCAAGAAACTTTTTAAAGAATTAGGACTAAGCTCAGATCTTACTAGAGACAAGAATTTTTGTCGTTTTTTCTCAGGTGATATTTCTGTTGCTGATTATCCAATGAGTCCTGTTGGTTGGGCAACAGGTTATGCATTATCAATTTACGGTACTGAATATACCCAACAATGTCCCTTTGGCACCGGCAATGGTTATGGCGATGGCAGAGCAATTTCTGTTTTTGAAGGTTTATTCATTGGGAAAAGAATGGAAATGCAACTTAAAGGAGGAGGTCCCACTCCCTACTGTCGTGGAGCAGATGGTAGAGCTGTCTTAAGGTCTAGCGTACGAGAATTTCTAGCACAGGAATTAATGGATGCCTTGGGAATCCCTACCTCAAGATCTTTAACACTTTATGTCTCACGTTCAGAAATAGTTAGAAGACCGTGGTATTCCAAAGGGTCCAAGTATTTTGAACCTGACATCATGATTGATAATCAAGCGGCTATTACAACGAGGGTCGCTCCATCTTTTTTACGAGTTGGACAGCTTGAACTTTTTGCAAGACGAGTTCGCAATAATGCTCATGATGAAGCTCTTAGTGAACTAAAGATGATAGTTCAACATCTTATTGATAGAAACTATAAAGATGAAATTGAAAATGAGATTTCACTTGAAAGTAAGGTAATAAAACTTTCTTGTTTATATAGATCGAGACTTATATCTCTTGTAACTAACTGGATGCGAGTTGGTTATTGCCAGGGTAATTTCAATAGTGATAATTGTGCTGCTGGAGGTTATACCTTGGACTATGGACCCTTTGGATTCTGCGAATTATTTGATCCAAGATTTCAACCATGGACAGGTGGAGGTGAGCATTTTTCATTTTTTAACCAACCTTCTGCTGCGGGAATCAACTTTAAAACATTTTGTTCCTCTCTTAGTCCGTTACTCTCAAAAAGCAAACATGATTTTGAAAAGCTAGAGCAAATCGAAAAAGACTTTTCTGAATTAATGAATAAGGAATTGATGAAAATGTGGGCAAACAAGCTTGGTTTAGAACATTACAACGAAACTCTAATAAATGAATTTTTTAATCTCATGGTCATTTCAAAAGCAGACTATACAATTTTGTTTCGTAAACTCTCTGAAATACCTGATAACTTAGATTCTTTAATAGACAGTTTCTATTTTCCAATTGATGATGAGCTCAATAATAGGTGGGAAGTATGGCTTGAAAACTGGCAATCAGTCTTGAAGAAAGAGGGAAATATTAAAGCAAAATCGACATCAATGAAATCCCTTAATCCAGTCTATACTTGGCGCGAATGGATGGTCGTTCCCGCATATGAAGAAGCTGAAAAAGGAAATTACAAAAAAATAAAAGAGTTACAGGATGTCTTTAGCAATCCATATATAGAACAACCCTCAGAAATAGATCAAAAATATAATCGACTAAAGCCAAGCCAGTATTTTAACTATGGAGGCGTATCTCACTACAGCTGTTCTTCATAAAAGTTTAATCTTCATACTGATAGAACAACTTTGAGAAAAATCTTATTTATTTATGGCCGTAGGCATTCCAACTACTGATACAACTCCCACATGAAGTATGGCCGGCTTCTTTCCAACATTTTTCACATAGTGGGGGCCCCCATTATTACTCTCTATAAATGCATCACCCGCTTTAAAGAAATTAATTTCTTCACCCCTCACATGCTTTAATCTTCCTCTGGTGACATGAATCAACATTGGGGAAGGATGAGTATGAATTGGAGTTTTCAAGCCAACTGGAATTTTTACTTTTAAGAGTCTTAATTCAGGCTTACCCTCGAGATAATTAAAATTTTTACCACTTAGTCCTTTTGAACTTTGAATAATAGTTATAACTTCAACCTTTTCTTCAGCTAGAGAAGGTTGGAGTAAAGCTAAAGTCCCAATAAAAAGGAAGCAAAATGGAATAAATTTTCTTAATTTCATTAGATATTTGAGTTTCACTAATAATAGATAGTTTGCAAAAATAATAAACTAATTTATTTTTTGTATAACTTTTCTAATTGCTTAATTTCCTCTCTTAAATCCTTACCTCTATTATTTAATTTATTATTCTTAATAACTATAGGGATAATCCACCAGGCTTGAAGACCTAAAAAGATAAATACTAGGATCAATAATTCAAAAGTACCAGGCTGCATTTGATAAATAACCCTTCTTTGTTAATAACTTTATTCTAAAAGTTATTAAACATTCATGAGATATTCAAATTTTTCTAGGCTGCCTCTAATTCAATGTTAAGTTCAATTCCCTTTGAAATGATTGCTTTTTTAAATTCAATAAGTTTGGAAATTATTCTTTGCTTCTCAGGATCAGTTTTATGGATATCATCTACAACTTCCTGCATTGCAAGTGTTACTTTTTGTAGTTTGATTTCTAGATCTTCCCTGTAATTCATAAGCTTAAAGAAATTATCTTATTTATTAAAAAACAAAATAATTATTAGTAAATAAGTACTTAACCTTAAAAGGATTGACAGCAAAACAAGGAGGATATAATTTATAGTACAAATGTATTAATCATCAACCAGTCAATTAAAGGTA
Above is a window of Prochlorococcus marinus XMU1406 DNA encoding:
- a CDS encoding NRAMP family divalent metal transporter; amino-acid sequence: MNLTKGIQKSLGPGILLAGAAIGGSHLLSSTTAGARFGFSLVGLILLTNLLKYPFLLVGTRFTASTGKSLLEGFKEQNSLYLPLFLIVSLITGTFTIAAVSFVSGVLLTNIPFFSAFPAMDLSIGILIVSGMILILGKYKALDRISKILVSGLTFLTLFAVLSLLLKGSINESLNMSFFEPEISPWKLTNLAFLIPLMGWMPCPVELCVWPSLWMFSRAKDSNYKPNISEAEFDFNLGYVITVVTAIFFLTLGAITMYGTGDGMLSGSGVSFAQKLILLYTKSIGNWAKWIIIPAAFAAMFSTTITCLDAYPRSISAIQGLLRGTDFGHMDSKAERNRFQLWMIVHIFASLIALLIARSGGIGVKDFVFAAMTGSFLTAPLFAWMAMDTINSKLVPIKNRYGIFLKTISWIGLIFLTLFSLLFIANSFFGIGIY
- a CDS encoding cupin domain-containing protein; the encoded protein is MKLRKFIPFCFLFIGTLALLQPSLAEEKVEVITIIQSSKGLSGKNFNYLEGKPELRLLKVKIPVGLKTPIHTHPSPMLIHVTRGRLKHVRGEEINFFKAGDAFIESNNGGPHYVKNVGKKPAILHVGVVSVVGMPTAINK
- a CDS encoding sodium-dependent transporter, whose protein sequence is MDSKISQREEWTSKLGFILAAAGSAVGLGNLWGFAYRASQGGGAAFVLLYILIVLIVCLPVFVAEMALGRNAMSSTLLAPVKLAGKNWYPLGILFFIAPLGIASYYSVIMGWTADTLFHSLFFGLPKNLTEAETFFGSISSGSSVLLGHLLSLVLTAIIVSSGIKKGIEKVTRYFMPILFIIIVILAIWATSLSGAWEGYKTFLLKFDFNELRNPQTIRNAFTQAFFSLSLGIGIMVTYASYLNKKSNLPKLSVGVASLDTLVGLMAGFITFPIVLTFGLSDAISESTVGALFISIPTGLGSYGAAGRIVAVAFFALAYIAAITSSVSLLEVPVSSLMDKFGFKREKSVWLITLFLFLTGIPSALNLNILGTVDSIFGGVLLIFGGFLVTFFMGWVVPGKFNEELSDSKVGIKTTRYLKFMTRWVAPPIIGFGLFISVFDLLKGWVS
- a CDS encoding protein adenylyltransferase SelO family protein gives rise to the protein MPTKSNSLKEKLTENFSEFSQLSDYSFMNCLKADPQSTKDGNDHKPRSVYSGHYVPVLPTAIPDPEYISHSKKLFKELGLSSDLTRDKNFCRFFSGDISVADYPMSPVGWATGYALSIYGTEYTQQCPFGTGNGYGDGRAISVFEGLFIGKRMEMQLKGGGPTPYCRGADGRAVLRSSVREFLAQELMDALGIPTSRSLTLYVSRSEIVRRPWYSKGSKYFEPDIMIDNQAAITTRVAPSFLRVGQLELFARRVRNNAHDEALSELKMIVQHLIDRNYKDEIENEISLESKVIKLSCLYRSRLISLVTNWMRVGYCQGNFNSDNCAAGGYTLDYGPFGFCELFDPRFQPWTGGGEHFSFFNQPSAAGINFKTFCSSLSPLLSKSKHDFEKLEQIEKDFSELMNKELMKMWANKLGLEHYNETLINEFFNLMVISKADYTILFRKLSEIPDNLDSLIDSFYFPIDDELNNRWEVWLENWQSVLKKEGNIKAKSTSMKSLNPVYTWREWMVVPAYEEAEKGNYKKIKELQDVFSNPYIEQPSEIDQKYNRLKPSQYFNYGGVSHYSCSS